The sequence below is a genomic window from Hippocampus zosterae strain Florida chromosome 15, ASM2543408v3, whole genome shotgun sequence.
ATCAACAAAAACAGTGTTGTAAtcccatcaaaaataaaattaaatgactAAATTGACATGATTAAATGATTAAATGACAGTGGAACGCCCTAATGTGTtcaaatttaaaacaataaaaatgggcATAATTACCATGTGGTTGAGCGTGCTGACAGGTAAGCTGTTGtccaaaaattgtttttatctttgaCCCGAGGCTGCATTTTgcgaggaatttttttttctacgggAGAGcaagtaaaatgtgttttggaatATCCTTAGCCTAATAATGGAGCAAAGATGCCTCTGTTGTTCTTGACCGTTAttggaaaatgagaaaatatcccaacaaactacacaaatgaGTCCAGTGGCAGAGTTTTTAGTCAGCATGTTGATATATTTAATTGATACTGTGACAGTAAATGACTTTATGCAATTAAGCTAACAATATGGCTGTTAATTCTATTACACAATTTCAGGAATACAATAATGACATGCATGcaatttcaaataattttacCAAGCAAATATCATGTGGCTATTTACTTATACTGTTACATATCAGTCTGTCCCGGCATCATCAAGGTTTCATGTTGACTTTTTGATCTTCTTTTCACACTTGCGTGACAGTTAAGCCTGAAATGATTGCCTTGCAGGAGGTCCAACTGTAGGAGTTGCATCCATGTTGTTCACACACAAGAGAATCTGAACGCTTATAACCATGATgcagaacaatttaaaaaaggtgGTGTGAAAAGGGGCTTTGCTGCTGTGAGGCGCTAACCAAATGCGCCATTAACCTTAGTAGACAATGCAAGAAGAAGCCATATTGACAAATTAAGCCTGTCAAGTGTCTGCTGCAACCATCAAAACCATGCATGAACATTGCTACGCTCTTAGCATTGTATTGaggaaattaaaagaaaagcaTGCTCACGTTTGTTTACAAGGATTATGGATGacagtttattttattattggatCCTCTTGAAAATCATAATAAAATTTGGTTGTACTCTGCTCTTTCTGTCTGTCCCTTTTATCATGTTAATCTGTacctttttttaacttgatggGTGGAGGGAGGTGTAACAACTAGAGAACCAGTAAGTCATTTTAGTTATATTAGTGTTTGTTTCATCATGTTACAATTCTTAAAATTCTTCTTGTGTGCGCTTGTGATTCTACttcctgggttttttttgggtggggtccCATTCCCTTGAGTGTCACTGTAAAATTGTGACGACTAGAACAAGTGGTGGAATCTCATGTAACATGATGAATTACATACACAAATTGTGATTACCTAGGTGATGTTGATGTAATGTAAAAAATCAGGAATAGAATGTAAAATAGCTCAATTTTCAACATGACTGCAAAAatggtcttttattttgaatagaTATGCAGGAATGTTCATAAATATATTGTTCTCTTGAAACCCTTTTGTGTATAGAATTTCGATCAATTTTAATGCCGGTAGCAAGCTACAAGTCCCGGTGGTTGCTGCTGAGGAGTTTTGGATAAGATGACCCGATGGAGCGGCCGTGCCTGTGGACCACAAGCTCCAAAACGTATTCATCCACCTTCAACTCCAGCGTGCTGGTCTTGTCTCCAGACTCTAGGAAAACAATGGTGAACATCGCCACCTCCAATTCGGGACTGACCCCAATGAAGGAGCCGCCCACTGGCTTGACCAGGCCCTTCCAGCTAAACTGCAGGTTGAGCACGTGGTCGTCCTCATCGGGCTATGGATAAATGGACTTCCTGTTAGTGGACGGTAGCGCCCGGTTGCTACGATGAATGTGTGGATTTGTCTTACGGTGTCTTTTTTGTCCCGTGCTTTGTAACCTTTGTAGTCAATGTGGCCGTGCTTCTCCTGTAGGTAGAACTGTACCCAGTTGTGGAGGCCTGTAATCTCCTGCCCTTGCTTGGTCTCGCCCACGAACACATGCTCGAAGCCGCATGAGTCCGCCCTGGACACAACCAGcagaaaatgttgacaaaataagGATGAGGAGGTTTCATTGGAAGTTCCTTTTGATTCCCTTAATTGATCTGAGCAAGATCTTGTGAACAAAGgagtgtcaatttggatcaCTTGGGAATGGCGTTGTgcactcgttttttttaaagttttaatTTGGTAGGTTTCTATTTCCTGTCACTAAGGCTTTCAATTGGAcccatgattcattcattcatcttctgaaccgcttcatcctcacgagggtcgcggggggtgctggagcctatcccagcagtctttgggcagtggtGGGGGGTGGACCAATGATTGTCTGGCTAATTTATTGTAAACAAAGGACTTCTATTTCTACTTCCTGTGGGACTCATGTGGAGATTAATCTGTTTGTGGTGCTTGACAGAGTGATTTAGACAGCCACATCTGTCTAACCGCTGAATGATTATTACTTACACACAATTTTTTCTCATTAAGCTTGCAGGACGGTTAAGAATATTAAAAtgtgagttaaaaaaacattgcagtcTCACCCTCCACTCCTGTCACGGTGGTATAGGCGGAACCAGATGTTGTAGAGTTGCTTCTTGAAACTCATCACATCAGGCGGAGACTGTCTCTTCTTGACCAGGTACTGGTGAGCGCACTGTGAGTGCGAAACAACAACACATGTTAACATCTTTCTCAGCATGCTTGTTGTCACCCTCAACAGTCCAATTTTGCACCTTCATGACGTCTGTGTCCAGGATGGCGTCCAGGAACTTGCGGTTCTCCTGAAGCTCCTCATGGGTCACAGACTCTGACACGCCTGTCGACATCTCGTAATTGTCCAGCAAGTTGATGAAGTCTGAAGAAGAGGAAAATCGATGCTATGCTGGCCAAAACAATTGTTAACATTTCCTGTTCacttatttactttattttgagTTCCTACTTAATGTTTTGGTACCATTGACAGGGTTCTCATTCACAGCTGGTgttgaccatttttttgtcaacaaaagaCATTGATTTGGATCTATTGTGATGTGGTTTCTGTATTTGAGTCTGTCTGTGCCATTGctggttttattttggtagggTTGGACTTCCTGTTGATAGGACTGTCTTTTGAAATCAGCAttgaccatctttttttttgtttgaccacCTGCAACTGATGTGATTTGTTTATATAGTGCGCATTAGTCAAAAGATTCAATTACAGTTTTCGATCTGCGggtgcaaaacaaaatgattcaaGGACGGTTCGGTTTGAAAGTGGAACCATTCGATTCGGTTCAATTCAGTGGGATTATGATTCTATTCAAACTGGGTCAGCTCAATTTGAAAGGGTATGATGCAAAAACTTTTTTATGGtcattttatatactttttaATGAACTTGTCATTTGTGTAAAATGTGTCATTCCTTTGTAAGATATAACTCTCCAATAAGAGGCTCAATAGACAAATAAAAGATTTGATATGTATCTCGATATATTTCAAAGTGGAACGATTCAGAGTCGATGCATTCGGATCTTGTCAATCAAATAATGGTTTTCCGATTCaaattgttgtctttttttttgttacacccctaatatatatttctatataaaatgcattttcgccATACGTGCATATGTCTCGATGCTCCTCAGTTTGTCCTCATCGACATATTTGAAGAGTGGCGCATGGGCGCGATCCCTGGCATAGTTGCTGCCCTGAGCCACGTAGCCGGCTCGTCCCTGCGAAGTGCGATGATAACCAGAGTATAAGATATGGAACTTACTGCCACATGTATTGTAAGTAAAGGGCCATAGCTGCAATTAGAAAGATTTATTCATGTCTTGAGATTGACAGTTGATGAGTGCAGCGTGCACTCACCTGAGGGGCAATGATGTAATCAGTCCCCGGCTTGAGGCGGTTGACGTCCAGACGCCACAGTTCATTCAACACCTCAGACAACTCCTGATTGGCCACTTGGCTGAAAAATTTACAAAAAGTCAAAGCGATAGAAAAAATTGCCAGActgtgaaaatgctgacaaTTAACATGACATTTTGTAGTATTTTATACACTCTATTCACGTGAAATGACAACAGTTTCCCTGCAAacaatatttgtaaaaaaaactttattcacattaatgttttattttccttgaaaatatATTACTTTCCTTGTAATATAAGAATTTTACTCCAGTGAAATCATTTTTCATGCAAGACTTTATTTTAAGTGgcattaattttgttttttcaaaaaataaatctgattctTTTTCAGGAGCATTACTACTTTTTCATAATGTAAAACTTTATACACAAGAAATGTCTTATCTGgagaaaaatacttttattaACAGTACAACAACTTCTAATCACATGAAATGACAAGTTACAATGTAAATtgcatgtgatttaaaaaaaatatgacacccTTAACCCCCAATACATTCCCCCATACATTAGTATATACTTTTGAGATGCCGTTTTCCCAGAGGCTAAATGCAAAGTGTTCATTTTCTGGTTCCTCGTTGAAGGATTACTCAACCGTTTTTACATAACCGCCCACTTCATCATTTTGAGCGGATGGGTtgtgtgactgtttttgtttgtttgtgtgtaactACCGGTAATAATCATCAGCAGACCTTCACACAAACGCAGTAACGCTACGCACATCgtacaaaacagtttttttctcaAGCGGAACTGTAAAAACCATCAAAACGAAACTTTTTTGTCCACTGCAAAGAGCACACCagtgagagtgagagaaagggttatttggttatgtgtggctttctggaaaacaagacatttttaagctcccctacgatcgtcacactttttctgttacaaactgaaaccggccccccatcagagaagggaaaagttatgtggccctcacaagaaaaagtttggggacccctggcctACAGGCTTGTTTGCATTAAATACCTGCTATTTGGAGTGTCAATAACGTTCCCAAGTCTTGACGTAGAACTCACAATTACAACATAAATGACAGAAATTGACTTTAAAAATGGATTGGGCAAATTTTACTTACCGTCTTGCCATTGTTGCGTTCAGACTGGGCAGAATTTACtctagagcaaaaaaaaaagcaccgtttttttttgcagcacagTTAGTTATTCTGTCAATCATTACGTTTTGAAAGCCAGCCAATGAGGAAATTGACAAATTCAGCGATTACCGCCCACCGCGACACGGGCGGATCCCGACCTCGTGATATCCTTATTTATGCGATAAAGACAATTATGTTTGCACAAGGATTAttgttttaatatatatatttatatgtatttttttgtttatctgTTATTTTGTAACCGCGCATATTTTGTTCACTTTTATCCATTTCAATTGTCACGCGGGAGCCATCCTTTCCTCTGGGTGGCGCCAGTGCGACATTAGGCAGACGACGACGAAGAGGAACGCAACCGCGCATGTGCAGTACACGGTCTTTGCGTTGTTTTGGTTCCTCACGTGTGTGAACGTGCACGCGGCAATAATGTGTTTTAAGTCCGTCGCCAAATTGCTCTATTGCGCTAATTTTGCACGCGTCTTGTGTTTTTACTAGTCGTGATACATTTACCGTTGGTCTGACAAGGTGGCAGAGCTTGAGACGACAAAAACGCAGGAAGATCCAATCTAGTTTTCCGTCATGGCCGCCTTCGTGGAGCTAGTCGCTGGCTGCTACGAGCAAATTGTGTTTGGTTACCGTGTTCGAACTGACCAGACCGTGAGTGGATTTTCACATTACCTTGTATATCTCTACGAAACAATTTCAGCTTGGCCGTGGGCATCATTAGTGACTCTAATTAAAGCTACTTGATAACGGGGATTTGAAACCTCAAAGTTTCGTACTCTGACGCCAATAGTTTTCAGTATGGGGTTGGTCAATATTAGCTATTCCCGTTAAAATGCGGTTTCACGGCCAGCGTTAGGGTTTCCTGCAAGGTTTAGAGTTTCAAGATAGATGAAATGAAAAGGATAGTGGCTGACTTTTTTCACCTGTAATTAGATCGGTTTTATTTTAAGGGATTGGTtaccgtatgtgtgtgtttaagagGTGACTAATGGCTAATACtgcattacaaaaaaagaacaagactAATTTCACATAAACTTTGCAGTGTTacgaaaaagtaaaaacaaccaTGCGGTTAAAAGTGCAGCATTCCCCTCAATTTGTAGACATCacgttttgtacattttttggcTGTGGTGCTTTAGGAGTGGACAGCCAAGGCGGACTTCACAcatcacgcacacacagcatCTGTGTCGGCGGTGGCGGCCAGCAACAGGTTTGTGGTGACGGGCAGTAGAGACGAAACCATGCTCCTGTATGACATGAACAAGAAGGTGGAACACGGCGCTCTGCTACATCACGACGGTGAGTGGCGCTTTTGGGGTATGCAGTTGCCGTGACGATGCTTCCTCCTGACAACCAATACTCCTCAGGCACCATCACCTGCCTGGAATTTTACGGTGGGACGCATCTGCTGAGCGGAGGAGAAGATGGActcttgtgtgtgtggagcACCAAGAAGTGGGAGTGTCTCAAGTCCATCAAAGCGCACAGGTACGCCCTGGGTCATGCTATGAGGAGGAGAGGGCAAATAcacgctgagaaaaaaaaatgcaacgaaGCACTTAAtatgaaccaaaaaaatgtatccctCGTAACAAGATTTTATTTCTAATCATATTCTTTCTTCAGGGGTCATGTGACATCGCTGTCTGTGCATCCGTCTGGTAAACTTGCACTGACGGTGGGCACCGATAAAACACTGCGGTgagacacacacatatatacgcGTGCGCAATAAATGTCAGAGTAACAATTGCCGCAGAATAAATGCCACAGCCgctgatgtaatgtttgatTTTGTCTCTCAGTACATGGAATCTAATTAATGGAAGATCAGCCTTCatcaaaaacatcaaacaaagtcaGTTTTTTACCATAAAATGTGACGCTGGTTTTCCTGAGGCACATTGAGgtcaaactgtgtgtgtgtgtgtttttccttgTGTATAGATGCCCACATTGTGCGGTGGTCTCCGAACGGCGAGAAATATGTGGTAGTCATCCATGACCAGCTAGACCTGTACAATCTGCAAACAGCCTCGCTAACCAGCACGCTCAAGAACCCCAAAAGGATCTCGGCCATCAACTTCTTAAAcgtccgtgtttttttttctccccatggATGCCTCACGacacttgtttttctttatttttttttttaatcttatttgcttgttttgttccaGAACTCCATCCTGGCTGTTGTAGGTGATGATGAAATAGTGCGATTGTGTGATGTTGCCCAAGAGAAATGGGTGTGCGAGTTCAAGGCCCATGAAACCAGGTACACAAGTAAACAGTTATTTAAAAGGAGACGCGAtgcatctttcattcattcattcatcttccgaaccgcttcatcctcattagggtcgcgcggggtgctggagcctatcccagctgtcttcgggcagtaggcgcgggacatcTTTcacgattttgaaaaaaaaaaaccctctttaATACATATCTGTGcacttttgtcaaaaataaccccaagggtaaaaaaataaataaaagccagtCACAAGTTAGATAAAGTAATGACCAGGGCGAGGAATGTTGGCATTTAAACTGGAATCAGCATCTTCTTGCGGAAATAGAGCCGAGACCTTGGTTGGGCAACTCTTGTCCTCGAGGGCCACTAtcgtgcatgttttagatgtttcactTCTGCAACACAGAATACTAATAGTGATTGGATTGAATCGTTTTAGCCCGAAACAACCGCGTAAGTGCTGAGGTGTGTCGCTCTCCTTTCGCAGGGTGAAAGCAGTTGAGAGTTTCATGATGACCGACCACTGCGTGTTGGTCACGGCCTCCAACGACGGCTTCATCAAAATGTGGAAGCTCCGTCTGAATGAAGTCGGTCGGCCTCCAAACTGCATTGTCAAAACGCACTCTTGTATGTTAACCAAAGGTGTAACCCGACAGGAGTTGGAATGTCCCACCCTCCTGGGGGAGGTCAACACCACGGCCAGGCTGACCTGTCTTGCTGTGTGGAAACCATCTGCGCCACAGCACACCACAGAAAAAGACGCCAAAGGAGCCGAGGCCACAACGTCACAAAAAGGAGCCGGTAAAATATGTATACTGACTTGATTCAATTGTGGTTTTAAATACcctcaaatgaaacattttttgtgagACGTGGATATATTTAATTCTTGTtaaattttgactttttgagaAATTACCTTTTAGTCAAATTGAAACTTTAACtagtcttgtaaaaaaaaaagttttactctttttttcctcaacacaTGAATTTCACAGTATTAGGACTTTATtgttgtaaaattaaaattttctGAAAAAGTCTCTTCTCTTCATATGATTattgtaaaaaatgtaaaatgtaaaaaacaactacattaatgtaaatgttttgttttttctttacctGTCCGTATGCCCGCAGAGGAGGCTGGGGCACTTTTGAAGACAAAGCGAGTGCGAATTTTCACACATGAAGAAGTCATCCTGGAAGATGAGAGCAAGCCgaagaaaaagaggaggaagaagagaaaggtcggtgggcaacaggaggaagccaaataaatgtatttttaaaaaaagatccacCCGTGTGTGACTCCTTTGGATGTACACACACTCCACAAACacctatttaacaaaaaaaacattagtatAGACACATTACACTTGTAACAGCAGctgtttgaaattatttttttcttaattttagaCTTAATCCATAGATGGTTTTAGAAACTTGCCCTGTTCGGTTATTTCATGTTTTACGGTGCTGAATGTTGGACCACTTTATTGTTGGAATATTTCACGTGCGAGTGTGTAATTCTGTCATTGCTACTGTTTAGtatgaccatccatccattttctgaaccgctttatcctcacaagggtaagtgggcgtgctggagtctatcccagctgtcttcgggcagtaggcaagggacaccctgaactggttgccagccaatcacagggcacacaaagacaaataatCGTTCACACGCGATGACATCtgcggacaatttggagtcatCCCTAGTACGTGAAGAGAATCCACGTCGAAatggggagatcatgcaaactccacactgaaaGGCAGAAGCCCAGATTCGAACCACTGTTCAAACCAGTCACCCACCGCATCACCCCAATCGTAGGactttattctttttctttcatatttatttgtgaCTATATTTACTAAAGCTTTAATGATGGCCATATTGCATCATAGAACAAGTGCTATCTAGTGTGCTAAAAAATAGTGGCTAATGGGGGATACGATTTTAACAGTCAGAACTTTAAGAAAGTTGtaattttgcaacattttattGGAGTAAACCTGTAATATTAATGACAAGgcatatttttgagaaaaagcTGCGATTTtactaaaataaatcaaaataatacaacaacagTAGTACAATGTCAGGAGAAAGCCACACTTAGGAGGGAAATAAAATTAAGCACTGAAAAGTTCTAACTTATGGCAATAAAGAGGTAAAATCTGTCAATGGAacgtgtaaaaaatatattttatctgGGAAGAAAATCACAACATGGAGGATAAAATCGTCTCTTGTCAATGtatgaacatttaaaaacagttttttgtgTCATAGTTTTGGCAACACAAATTGCAATACCGTAATGCCACCCACAAACGCGCactgcaaaatatattttgcgTCCTACACGTCCACTTTACGGTAAACGCTGGTTTGTCCCCGCAGTGTGCGagtccactgacaagatcaggTGATCCAAGACGGAGCTACGAGCGAGCCCACCAGAGAAggggacacgcacacacattaaccAGGGGGGCCTCGAAGGCACAATGTCATGTAGCGAATGTCGGCGCCCACCCGGTGCTCCTCATTTCCGCCTCGACTCTGGAGCGACAGCTTAACGACGGACGGACGTACCGACGGACTTAACggccgtgtgtgcgcgcgcgtgtctttgcgtgtgtgtgacgATGGCTCGCTAGGGCCGCTGGCGCAGATTCTTCCTTTATGAGCGATCCCTTTCGGCACATAGCTCGTTCAGCATGGGGCTGTGCTACAGTTTGCGGCCGCGGCTCTTCGGCGACCTGAGCGGCTCCATCTCCAACGCCGCCTCGGACTCGGAGCCGCATCCTGACACGGCAGCCGCCTCCTCCGTCGCCGCCGTTTCCGCGCCGACCCGCGCCCAGGGTGCTCGCCCCTCGGAGGGCGGTGGCGGTGGAGGATGCGAACCCGGACGGGTTCACGGCTCGGCTGGGGACGGCGTGCTCATTCAAAACGGAGGAGGTGGCGGCAAAGGGACGTCGTCGTCCgcgccggcggcggcgacggccaAGGAACGGGGAGGACGTCGCCTCCAGCTGCCGCTCAAAAGCAACAACAGCGGCAACAAGCAGAAAAACTGGGACAAGCTCCTaatggaggagaaggaggccGAGAAGGAGGCGAGGAAAGTCAGTAAGAGCATCGACCGGGCCCTCAAGGAGCTCAAGCGGGAATACAAGCAGACGCACCGGCTACTGCTTCTCGGTAAGACCCccggccctcctcctcctcatgctTCCACCTCCACCTTCTgcttcttttggttttgtgacAGCGAGCAGGCAACGTGGCCTCCAAGGCACTGCTTCATTGTGCCACACGCGGGCTGTCATCGTTGACGCTGGGCCTCGCACTTAGAATAATATATAATAGCACACTGGAATATAGTCTTGTACTGCACTCGCCGTACAAGTAGACTGACACACACTGTAGTCAAACTAAGTGTGTAGTCTAATATTTAGACTATCAGCAGTATTGTGTTGACGACACTCGATAGTATAAAGCAAGCAAAATGGTGTTATTGTCCTCAAAACTAATTGCCTACGTCGTGTTTTCGGAAAACAAGGGGGAATGCCATTTTTAGCAAGATCATTGCTGTATTTTGATTGGGTTTGCATGTGACAgtgaattaaaaatgacatcGGCAGTTATGCTTTGAGGCTCGAGATGGGACAACTTAATGCTCGTAAAATGGTATAATTATCTCAAAACTCGACAACTTGTCATATCAATTAGCCTAATACAGTGTTTCTCCATGTTCTTGTtaagcccctccccccaactCTCCGCCATGACTATAAATCGTATCATTTAACTATAACTGGGTTATtagtacacctctgcataacagACTGTCCTTATtaacttgaaagaaaacaaaaaggaaacataTAGATCAACTTTATTAATCATGTTTTTTCTAATCAGAAAAATTTAGAACagtatcaaaataaaacaaaaagaaatgtgagCGCCACTGCCACCCACTGTAGTGCATGTGCAATTACACATGATTCCAGTACAGTACAGAAAAGAAAAGCCTTTTCCCAGGACACATGGCCACGCCCCCAACATAAGTGTGCCTCAATAGCATAATTGCCTGTCGTATTTGGATGATTTCGTTGAACAAGgcaaaaaccccaaacattttattttgctatttTCTGAGCGACTTTGGCAATAATGCTACAAGGCTAATAATATTacaatttcattcttttttttccctgcaaaaCTCTACAACTTTGTCATATAATTACCATAATAGTATAGTTGCCTATATCGTTTTTCGACAATTTTGGAACGCAAAAACCCCCCAACTTTTTATAGCAAGCACATTGCTATTTTCTATTTATATTGTAACAGTAATTACCTTAGCGATTGTGCTGTGAGGCTGACGATATTACAATGTTGTCCTCATACCTGTTACCGCAATTTCTCCAaacattttaactttattctcaTGAAATAATTTCTTTCCCTCTTATAACAGCAAATGTCACCCTAAATTATTCACGGGGACGTTGCAGGGTACTATGTCTTTATTGACGTAGAATTGTCTCACACCCCACTATTTTGTCCTTCATACCATGAGCCTAATGTcatcattgttattggattgttttgggaaaacaagagaaaaacaacttttagCCAGCACTTTGGTACATTTTTTATTGATAAAGGTGAGTTTAAAATACCACTTTTATTCTTATAAAAGTATGACTTTATTCCTGAAATATATGTTATTCTAATAAAATACAGATTTGATTCCTCATGAAATTTACGGCGATTACctaatttttttgggtgactttTTTATGTTACACtgtgaggacttttttttttcttgtccgaTTACGACGTTTTTCAAAATGCTCTTGACTCTCTCACAAGTATTCCAACTGACTACATGAATACATAGCCTTGTTATCTACTGTTGTAACTACTCCTGTCCTATGAGTGGACCACTGAGTTAGGAAGTGGAGCTCATTACCTAGATTGGTCCAAAAATATTTCCCAATttgttttaatcagagatgtaaGTATACTTTTCTCCGGTACATctggttttcataataataatcttaataaaaatatattaatatatgtCATAATATTTATGATTTAAGTGTGAGGGTTGGCAACAGGTGTCAGCTATAAATATATGTtgatttataaaaatatatcattATAGTATTCTATCAAACTggaaaaaacatcaaatgaaagCGCCTCAAAAACTAttatgaaggaaaaaaacaaaattcagcAAAATCAGcgtcaaaaacacacaaaaccatTTCTAATTATAATTTGCTACAAACTATTAATagtcgcgctcacactcgcttGTCATCTACGCATACATGAGCATCACGTGTTATGTATTACATCAATTTCACATCTCACATTTTAACTCAATTTACATCGCTAGTTTGGAAAAAGgaattgtattgttttgatgGCTGTAAATGTGTTGCAGCGCGCTCGCCCTCGCCCAATACAAAACAATCATGTGGTCCCAACTAAATGCCATAGGAATTAgtgcaagaaaatgaaaatcaggAGAACAAAGTCATATTTCACGTTGGTCTGTGaaattgctgattttttttttcagtggttgCGTTCTTTTGTGGGTGAACCGACGATGGGAACAGGAAGTGGCTTTTATGTCTCGGACAGGAAGCCACTTTATTGTTGCTCCCGTGGGCTGCGCCTGTGCGGGGGCTGTGATAATGAATCGTCTTCTCGCTCTTAGCACTTAGCATCACTGTTGTTGATATGAATGGAGTTGTGGTGCACTAAggatggagcaaaaaaaagaaaagctaaatagatatctagctagctagctagctaattgcATCATACTCTCTCAAACTGAGCCGTACCACAACGATCATAATCCCACTGAATCAAACCGAATCAAATCGTTAGACT
It includes:
- the si:dkey-222f8.3 gene encoding poly(U)-specific endoribonuclease-C-like, whose translation is MARRQVANQELSEVLNELWRLDVNRLKPGTDYIIAPQGRAGYVAQGSNYARDRAHAPLFKYVDEDKLRSIETYAHFINLLDNYEMSTGVSESVTHEELQENRKFLDAILDTDVMKCAHQYLVKKRQSPPDVMSFKKQLYNIWFRLYHRDRSGGADSCGFEHVFVGETKQGQEITGLHNWVQFYLQEKHGHIDYKGYKARDKKDTPDEDDHVLNLQFSWKGLVKPVGGSFIGVSPELEVAMFTIVFLESGDKTSTLELKVDEYVLELVVHRHGRSIGSSYPKLLSSNHRDL
- the pak1ip1 gene encoding p21-activated protein kinase-interacting protein 1-like, which codes for MAAFVELVAGCYEQIVFGYRVRTDQTEWTAKADFTHHAHTASVSAVAASNRFVVTGSRDETMLLYDMNKKVEHGALLHHDGTITCLEFYGGTHLLSGGEDGLLCVWSTKKWECLKSIKAHRGHVTSLSVHPSGKLALTVGTDKTLRTWNLINGRSAFIKNIKQNAHIVRWSPNGEKYVVVIHDQLDLYNLQTASLTSTLKNPKRISAINFLNNSILAVVGDDEIVRLCDVAQEKWVCEFKAHETRVKAVESFMMTDHCVLVTASNDGFIKMWKLRLNEELECPTLLGEVNTTARLTCLAVWKPSAPQHTTEKDAKGAEATTSQKGAEEAGALLKTKRVRIFTHEEVILEDESKPKKKRRKKRKVGGQQEEAK